In the Danio rerio strain Tuebingen ecotype United States chromosome 8, GRCz12tu, whole genome shotgun sequence genome, one interval contains:
- the LOC141375698 gene encoding E3 ubiquitin-protein ligase RBBP6-like isoform X2, with the protein MSCVHYRFQSRLTYDSLQFEGLNISAGELKRQIMRSKRLKFCQLKISNAQTDEEYTDDALIPKNTSVIIRRIPAAGLKSSNRRFVGHQAGRWREPSPRADPSLLSLEQLLKTENLAEAKASEEDKLKAVMYQSSLCYYSSRAAAPRRTSASGRAQGFPAASCWRWTTQTERES; encoded by the exons atgtcttgtgttcactacaggttccagagtcgactcacctacgactcgctccagtttgaaggcctcaacatcagcgcgggggagctgaagcggcagatcatgaggagcaagaggctgaagttctgccagctgaagatcagcaacgcccagactgatgaag aatacacagatgatgctctcatccctaaaaacacgtcggtcatcatcagacggatccctgcggcgggactgaagtcctcaaacagaagatttgttgg acatcaagctggacgctggcgtgaaccttcacctagagctgatccttcactcctctcactggagcagttgttgaag actgagaatctggctgaggcaaaggcgtcagaggaggacaagctgaaagcggtgatgtaccagtccagcctgtgctactactccagcag ggcagccgctccgcgccgcacaagcgcatccggaagagcacagggattccccgcagcttcctgttggaggtggacgacccagaccgaaagggagtcatga
- the LOC141375698 gene encoding E3 ubiquitin-protein ligase RBBP6-like isoform X1, protein MSCVHYRFQSRLTYDSLQFEGLNISAGELKRQIMRSKRLKFCQLKISNAQTDEEYTDDALIPKNTSVIIRRIPAAGLKSSNRRFVGHQAGRWREPSPRADPSLLSLEQLLKTENLAEAKASEEDKLKAVMYQSSLCYYSSSEAMRLLGIPGHHIRHCPTNVGSRSAPHKRIRKSTGIPRSFLLEVDDPDRKGVMIDGSGRYVIPIIDAEAYAAEKRKRPSFSCQTEPLPSSSSAGAASSVRDAGGKRSRSPSSPETRGDQKRPRR, encoded by the exons atgtcttgtgttcactacaggttccagagtcgactcacctacgactcgctccagtttgaaggcctcaacatcagcgcgggggagctgaagcggcagatcatgaggagcaagaggctgaagttctgccagctgaagatcagcaacgcccagactgatgaag aatacacagatgatgctctcatccctaaaaacacgtcggtcatcatcagacggatccctgcggcgggactgaagtcctcaaacagaagatttgttgg acatcaagctggacgctggcgtgaaccttcacctagagctgatccttcactcctctcactggagcagttgttgaag actgagaatctggctgaggcaaaggcgtcagaggaggacaagctgaaagcggtgatgtaccagtccagcctgtgctactactccagcag tgaggccatgaggctgcttgggatcccgggacaccacattaggcactgccccactaatgtg ggcagccgctccgcgccgcacaagcgcatccggaagagcacagggattccccgcagcttcctgttggaggtggacgacccagaccgaaagggagtcatgatagacggcagcggccgatacgtcattcccatcatagacgc tgaggcctatgctgctgagaagagaaagaggccgtccttctcctgccagaccgagcctttgccctcctcgtcctcagcaggtgcggcatcttcggtccgggacgccggagggaaacggtcccgctccccatcttcaccagagacgcgcggcgaccagaagagaccacgtcgctga
- the LOC141375698 gene encoding E3 ubiquitin-protein ligase RBBP6-like isoform X3: MYQSSLCYYSSSEAMRLLGIPGHHIRHCPTNVGSRSAPHKRIRKSTGIPRSFLLEVDDPDRKGVMIDGSGRYVIPIIDAEAYAAEKRKRPSFSCQTEPLPSSSSAGAASSVRDAGGKRSRSPSSPETRGDQKRPRR; the protein is encoded by the exons atgtaccagtccagcctgtgctactactccagcag tgaggccatgaggctgcttgggatcccgggacaccacattaggcactgccccactaatgtg ggcagccgctccgcgccgcacaagcgcatccggaagagcacagggattccccgcagcttcctgttggaggtggacgacccagaccgaaagggagtcatgatagacggcagcggccgatacgtcattcccatcatagacgc tgaggcctatgctgctgagaagagaaagaggccgtccttctcctgccagaccgagcctttgccctcctcgtcctcagcaggtgcggcatcttcggtccgggacgccggagggaaacggtcccgctccccatcttcaccagagacgcgcggcgaccagaagagaccacgtcgctga
- the LOC141375699 gene encoding E3 ubiquitin-protein ligase RBBP6-like isoform X1 — protein sequence MSCVHYRFQSRLTYDSLQFEGLNISAGELKRQIMRSKRLKFCQLKISNAQTDEEYTDDALIPKNTSVIIRRIPAAGLKSSNRRFVGHQAGRWREPSPRADPSLLSLEQLLKTENLAEAKASEEDKLKAVMYQSSLCYYSSSEAMRLLGIPGHHIRHCPTNVGSRSAPHKRIRKSTGIPRSFLLEVDDPDRKGVMIDGSGRYVIPIIDAEAYAAEKRKRPSFSCQTEPLPSSSSAGAASSVRDAGGKRSRSPSSPETRGDQKRPRR from the exons atgtcttgtgttcactacaggttccagagtcgactcacctacgactcgctccagtttgaaggcctcaacatcagcgcgggggagctgaagcggcagatcatgaggagcaagaggctgaagttctgccagctgaagatcagcaacgcccagactgatgaag aatacacagatgatgctctcatccctaaaaacacgtcggtcatcatcagacggatccctgcggcgggactgaagtcctcaaacagaagatttgttgg acatcaagctggacgctggcgtgaaccttcacctagagctgatccttcactcctctcactggagcagttgttgaag actgagaatctggctgaggcaaaggcgtcagaggaggacaagctgaaagcggtgatgtaccagtccagcctgtgctactactccagcag tgaggccatgaggctgcttgggatcccgggacaccacattaggcactgccccactaatgtg ggcagccgctccgcgccgcacaagcgcatccggaagagcacagggattccccgcagcttcctgttggaggtggacgacccagaccgaaagggagtcatgatagacggcagcggcagatacgtcattcccatcatagacgc tgaggcctatgctgctgagaagagaaagaggccgtccttctcctgccagaccgagcctttgccctcctcgtcctcagcaggtgcggcatcttcggtccgggacgccgg